A region from the Engraulis encrasicolus isolate BLACKSEA-1 chromosome 18, IST_EnEncr_1.0, whole genome shotgun sequence genome encodes:
- the LOC134468751 gene encoding uncharacterized protein LOC134468751 — protein sequence MIYNTFSTGFALTIKYTCPRSHCGVWRSQPHVGSSTSFEGNLLLPAAILLAGGTFTKFADIAQTFHLQCFGETQFKEVQRKVLLPVIDEYYLAEQQGVLSLFCNKEGEDDKVTLLGDGRCDSPGYNAKYCSYTFMEEQSQYIVDFQLVQVSEVTSSQAMEKKGFLRSLEFLQNEGMHIDCIATDRHVGVRAALKQRQYSHIDHQFDIFHMAKSVKKKLAEHAKTRSKAVLFPWIKAVSTHLWWCASTCGNDDVILRERWTSVARHVTNQHDTFEENHTFTECEHPSLSEEDRADIKWLRAGSPAHKALYEVVNEPALLRDLSHLSRFKHAGSSQG from the exons ATGATCTACAACACCTTCTCTACCGGCTTTGCCCTCACCATTAAATATACCTGTCCTAGGTCCCACTGTGGAGTTTGGCGCTCTCAACCCCACGTCGGTTCCAGCACTTCTTTCGAGGGAAACCTTCTCCTCCCCGCTGCAATTCTCTTAGCTGGTGGTACTTTCACCAAATTTGCCGATATTGCACAGACATTCCACCTGCAGTGTTTTGGCGAGACTCAGTTTAAAGAAGTGCAGAGAAAAGTGCTCTTGCCAGTCATTGATGAGTATTATTTGGCTGAGCAGCAGGGAGTGCTGTCTTTGTTTTGTAACAAGGAAGGTGAAGATGACAAGGTCACTCTATTGGGGGATGGGAGATGTGACTCGCCGGGCTATAATGCAAAATACTGCAGCTACACATTCATGGAGGAACAGAGCCAGTACATTGTTGATTTCCAACTTGTGCAAGTATCCGAAGTCACTAGTTCGCAGGCCATGGAAAAGAAGGGCTTCCTGAGGTCATTGGAGTTCCTGCAGAATGAGGGGATGCACATCGACTGCATTGCTACAGACCGGCATGTAGGAGTAAGGGCTGCCCTGAAGCAGCGGCAATATAGTCATATAGACCACCAGTTTGACATATTCCACATGGCCAAGTCAGTGAAGAAGAAACTGGCGGAACATGCAAAGACAAGGAGCAAGGCAGTCCTGTTTCCATGGATAAAGGCTGTTTCCACGCACCTGTGGTGGTGCGCCAGCACTTGTGGGAACGATGATGTG ATACTGCGAGAGAGGTGGACAAGTGTAGCCAGACATGTCACCAACCAACACGACACGTTCGaagagaaccacaccttcacagaGTGTGAGCATCCCTCCCTCTCAGAAGAGGACAGGGCGGACATCAAGTGGCTACGGGCAGGATCTCCGGCGCACAAGGCTCTGTATGAAGTGGTGAATGAGCCTGCACTCCTGAGAGACTTGTCACACCTATCTAGGTTCAAACACGCAG GCAGCTCCCAAGgctaa